GCAGCAGCAGCAGGGCGGCCAGGCTGAGGGCACACAGCAGGCCAGACAGGCGGGAGTGGGAGGGCAGGGTGGGCGGACGCATGGCTGGTTCGCTGGGCATGGGCCGGGTGGAGGGTTAGCGGGAGATCCAGACTGTGGCCGGGGGCGCGGTCTGGATGAGATCGCTGGACACGGAGCCGAAGAACAGTTTGCGCAGGGCGCCGCCGCCGGCGCCGGTGCGGCCCATGGCGATGACGGCGTAGCCGCCGGCCTGCAGTTCCGCGCGCAGGGCCCGGGCGGGGGAATCGCCTTGCAGTCGCTTGTCGTGAATCATGTGCGCCGGCACGCCGTGTTGCTCCAGAATTTCCCTGCACCGTGCGAAGAGGGTTTCCACCTCCGGGCGCTGGCCGTTTTCCACGCAGCACAGGGTGATGGGATGCTCGTGATGGCCGGCAAGCACAAAGCCGGCATGGTCCACGATGCGCAAGGACTGCTCGGAACCGTCCACGCAGCACAGCACGCCCGTGCGCGAGGCCTCGGGCATGCGGCACAGCCACAGGGGAAAGGAAATGCGTTCCTCCAGGATCTCGTGGCTGATGGAGGACCCCATGAAGGCCTCGAAGCTGGTGATGCCCCGGCGGCCGAGCACCACGGCGTCGTAACGGCCGCGGCTGGCCTCGTCCACAATCTCCATGGCTCTGGACTGGCGCTGGGTCATGGTCTTGATGTGCAGATGCTCCGCGGGCCAGCCCATATGGTGGAGCTTGTCCCGGGCGGCCTCCAGGGCGGCGGTGCCCTTGGCCAGTTCCCGGGCATCGGGCTTGATCATGGCCGTGGGGCTGTCGTGGTCGCGTGGGGCCACATAGAACAGCGTGCACTCCAGGCCGTCCTTGCGATGAAAGAAATGCCCAAGAAAGCGGATGGCGTGCATGGCCTGGGGATCGTCGCTGACGGTGACGAGAAAGTGCCGGTTCATGGCAAACACTCCATGCGGTGCGAGGGATGCATCTGTTCTGCCATGAGATATGTACGGTTTTTGCCAGCGTGGGGCAAGGGGCATGATATAAAGTCATGGCTTGTCAACGCCGGCGGTTCCTTTTACACCGGCAGGGGAAGAACCGTCCCTGGCAAGACACCCGTGCGCCGAGGAGCCGACTGCGTGGAAGGACGCTGTTCCAAATTGCATACCCTGGTGGATGCTGAAGACCCCGCGGCGGTGCTTGCGGAAGTGCAGCTGCTGCTGGACGCCATGGCCATGCCCGAGATGCTGCCCCAGACGGCGCAGATCTACCGGGATGTTGTCCGCCTGTTTCACGGCGAATATCCGGGCTATCGGGCCAGCAACACCAAATATCACAACCTGGAGCACACCTCGGCGGTGCTGTTGGCAGCCATCCGGCTGGCCCATGGCGCACAGGCCGAGGGCCTGGCCCTTTCCGCCCGCGGCGTGGGGCTGCTCATGACCTGCGCCCTGTTTCACGATGCCGGACTCATCCAGACCGAGGACGACACTGAAGGCACCGGCGCCAAATACACCGTGGGGCACGAGGCCCGCTCCATCCGCATGCTGGCAGAGTATGCCGCCGCCCACAACCTGCCCGAGGAGGATGCCCGGGACGGCGCGCACATCATCGCCTGCACCATCATGGACAAGGCCGTGGCCGAGATTCCCTTCCGCACCGAGGAACTGGCCGCCCTGGGCCGCATGCTCGGCGTGGCCGACCTCTACGCCCAGATGGCCGACCGCGCCTACCTGGAAAAACTCTTCCTTCTTTATCGAGAGTTTGAGGAGGCCGGTGTGGCCGGCTTCGATTCCGAACTCATGCTGCTGGAAAAAACCGAGGGCTTCTACGAAAACATCGTCAAGCGCAGGCTCGCCGAGGAACTGGGCAGCATGCACCGCCTCATGCGCAGCCATTTCCGCGTGCGCCACGGGCTGGATGCGGATCCCTACGAGGAGGCCATCCGCAAAAACATCGAGTACCTCAAGCTGGTCCTTGAGGAAACGCGCCGCATTTACCGCGAACGGTTTCGCCGCGGTGGCATCATCTGGTGAGGCCATTTCCTCCGGCGCCATGCCGTGGTATGGGGTCGGGAATGTCAAAGGGGGAACACATGCCCACCGTTGAGCCGGATGCCCCGGAGTCTACCGCGCGGCAACACGAGCACGTCCGCATGGCCCTGGCCGGGGCTTTGACGTTCGCCCTGGCCGGGTCGCCCTGCCGGGTGCTGGCCAGCCCTTGCGTCGGCCCCAGTGTCATCCTGGCCAACGATGCCGTATGCACCCTGCTGGACGCCTCTGAACATGGCGGCGTGCAGCCGGATCTGGCCGTCATCTGCGAACACGAGCCCAGGCTGCCGGTGCTGGTGGTGGAGGTGCAGACGCCAGATACCCTGCTGCGGGACACCACCCGCCGGCTGGCCCTGTACGAGGCCCTGAAGGTTCGGGAATACTGGATCGTGGACGTCATGGGACAGCTGGTGCACGGCTTTGCGCTGAACCACGAGGAAAAATACAAGCTGTTCCAGAGCGCCGCCCCGGGCGAGACCATGGAATCCAAGATCCTGCCGCACGTGTCGCTGCCGGCCTGGGAAGGCTGGCTGACCAAGCCGAATTGCTGACCCCACGCGTGTTAGCGCATGTTACTTTTGCAAAAGGACATTGCGAGAGGGGAGAACCTTTTTGCAAAAGGTTNAGAAAGGGGTTCCCCCAGGAGCTCTTTTCAAAAACAACGTGCTCTAAAGAACGGTTTCTCCTCTCGCAACGTCCTTTTTCATGCATCGCCCAGGGCGGCCAGGGCCTGACCGGCCAGGGTCCCCACGGTGGTCTGAACGATCTCGCCGTCGTGATACCAGGTGACCGGAACAGGGCTGGACGCCAGCGCCGTCAGCGCAGGCCGGGCCTCCTGCCAACGCAGGCACCCCAGGCCCCAGGCAGCCAGGCCGGGGATTTCGGGATCTTCGCAGTCCTGCAGGGCCGCCATCAGGGGCCGGCCGGCGCGGGCCATGAGGTCCGGCCGGGCGCAGCACAGGCGGGAAACGCCCCACACCGCCCCGCGACGCAGCAGGGGCAAATCCAGCCACAGGCCGTGGTGGATGGTGTTATCGATGTAGGAAATAAGGATGTTGTGATATTCCTCGGCCAGCCAGGGATGCTGGGCCAGGCACTCGGCCATGGCCTCGGGCGCGCCCCAGGCCACGTTGCCGCTTTCCTCGTTCAGATTCCACATGAGCCGGCGCAGGATGTCGCGGCCGGCCTCCACCTTGCCGGAGACGCCGCCCGAGGCCTCGCCCTTGCGGGGCGTGCCGCACAGCACGGCCACGGCCATGCCCACCGCGGTGGCCGCCCGCCAGCGGACCACGCCATCCAGCAGCAGGAACGAAAAGAGCGACCCCAACACCGCGGCTGGCGCCAGCCGCTCCCCTTCGGGAGCAGCCGAGGCGTCCAGCCGGGCGTGCAGCCGCTCGAACCAGTCGTCCTGCTGCAGGAGCGTTTTCAGCTCGGCCTTGAGGCGACGGCCGGCCATGGATTACGCCGGCTGCGCCTGACTGCGGTAGGGAGCCACTTCTTCCAGCAGCTCGGGGCGGACATCATAGCCGGTGGCTACGGCTTTATCGATGCATTCCAGCGCGTTGGCGTGCTCGCCGCGTTCCAGCAACACCAGGGCCAGATTGTTCCAGGCCGGGCCGAACATGGGTTCCTTGTCCAGGGCCTGACGCAGGACCTTTTCCGCGCGTTCCAGGTCGCCTTCCATCATGTAGGCATTGCCCAGGGTGGCCAGGGCCTGGATGAAGTTCGGGTCCAGCTTCACGGCGCGTTCCAGGGCCCGGGCGGCCTTGGAGGGTTCGCCCATCTGCATGTACACAAAGCCGATGTTGCCTTGGGGCGTGGCAAACATGGGCCGGCCTTCGGCAGCCATTTTGTTGTAGTTGAGGCAGCCTTCCAGGTCGCCGCTTTGCAACGCCAGACCGCCCAGCTGGACGTAGGCTTCCACCAGGGTGGGGGAATGGGTCACGGCGTCGCGAAACGCGCGTTCGGCTTCCAGAAAGTCCCCGCGGGAGAGCAGGGCCACGCCCAGGTTGTAATGCGTCACCCCGCACTGGGGGTTGGCGCTCAGGCGGTTTTTCTGCTCGGCGATGTAGCCTTCGAGGGCCTTGGAATCAGTCGTCATAGGTCTTGCCTTCCTTGTCCAGGAGCGCCTGGTACCAGTGGGAGTAGTAGAACATGCCCAGGTAGCGCGGATCGCGCCGCAGGAGGCCCACGGCCATTTCCAGCGCGCCGGAGGCGTACTGCTCGCCATAGGTTTCATGGTCCTGCCGGGAGCGCAGGAACGCGGTGGCCAGCTCCTGGGGGGTGCGGTTGGTGATGTCCTTGCGGATGTCGATGGGATCCTTGGGGATCTGGAAAGGGTCCCACTTGTCGAAGCCGATCTTGTCGATCCACTTGCGCCGGCGCGGGCTCATCTTGTCATAGATGGCCTGCTTCTGCTCAAGCTCTTCTTCCGGAGAAAGCCGGACCACTTCAGCCTTGGCCATCTGCTTCCTCCTTGTCCTGCCTGAGGGGAGCGGCGCCGAAGGCGTCGGCCGCGGCAGCGCCACGCTGGCTGGAACCAAGGGTCCAGGTAAAGGAGTCGCCGCTGTCGCCGCAGCCTTTCTCCTTGAGCCCCAGGTATTCGCGGTCATAGGTGTTCATGAGCACCATGGACACGGGCGCCAGCATCTCGGCCAGGCGCATATGCTTGGTGTGCATGGCGTCCACCATCTCCTGACTGAGCATCAGCAGGCGATTCTGCAGGCGGTCCATATTGATGGTGGGATAGCTGCCACCCTTCTGGAAACCGGACTTGCCGCAGCTGGACGCCTCGCCGGCAATGGCCACGGGCGCACCGTATATCCGGCAGGTGACGGGGCGGAAGGCGTACAGATCGCACCGGTCTTCCTCGTTGAGCAGCGGACAGCGGATGCGCTGGCGGGCCACTTCGTTCAGAATCTCCACCGCCGGAACACCGTCTTCCGAGGCCTTGAAAATTTTGCGCTTGAAGAGATGGTTTTCCCGGTCCGCCTTGTCGGCGCGGGTCAGGATTTTGGCTCGGGGGGCGCCCTGATACAGGCGGTTGAATTGGAAATTCAGGTAGATCGCCTCAATAAGGGTCAGATCGAACAGTGCATGGCAGCAGTCCGAACATCCTTCGGCGCACTGCACGGCCTGGGGTTCACGCGCCGCCACGGCCCGGAATGCGGCGTCCGCCTCTGCCACCAGTGCTTCGTATTTTGCGAAAAACGGCGTGAAATCCATCAATATGACCCTGTTCCTTATGGTTCCTCGATGACGATGGCCCCGGACTCGCACACCTCCACGCAGGATTCGCAGCCCAGGCACTCTTCCGGATGCACGGCCACGGCGTGGTCGTCCTGCAGCACAAAGACGCCCACCGGGCACACGTCGGCACAGTCGCCGTCGCCCACGCATTTGTCCAGATCAACAAGCACACGATAGCCCATGGGCACGCTCCGTCTCCATGCTTGGCGGGGTTGGGCGGATTTTGACCAGGAATGATGTACCTAGTCACTGGAGCAGGACCTGTCAAGGCAGCGCAACACGATGATATTTAATCATAATTCCGAAAGCCCACCCAGCACGGGGCAGAACTGTTTGCCTTCGGCCGGCATCTGGACTAGGAAAGTACCCCAACAGCAACGGGTATCCTCCGGGGTGCGGTCTGCGCCGCAGCCGGCTCCAGCCCGTTGCCTGCGGGAGGAACCACCGTGCCGAACGCCTCAGATTCGCTCGCTGCGCCCACATGCACAGACGCGCGCGATCCGCACCTTGCGGCGCATCTGCACGCCCTGGAGCGGTTCCGCTCCCTGCTGGATCAGGTGCAGGACGCCATCTTTCTGCTGGAGCCCACGGCCCTGGCTATCATCGACTGCAACAACTCCGCAGCCGCCATGACCGGCCGCAGCCGCCATGCGCTGCTGGGCGCCCGCCTGGGCGAACTCATGGAGCCGGACGAAGGCGGGCTGCTGCTGGCCATGCCCCGGGAAGAGATTGCCACCGTGTGCAGGCTCTGCGGTACCGGCACCCCCCCCACCCCTGTGGAAGTGCACTTCCGGCTGCACACCTTCGAGGGCAGACCCTACGGCGTGGCCATCGCCCGCGACATCTCCGAGCGCATGGCCGCAGAACACAGGCTCAAGGCCTCCCTCAAGGAGAAGGAACTCCTGCTGCGCGAAGTGCACCACCGGGTAAAGAACAATTTGCAGGTGGTCTCCAGCTTCTTGTCCGTCCAGTCCCATTATTTCAAGGACCCGGACGACGTGGCCCTGCTCAAGGAAAGCCAGAACCGCATCCGGACCATCGCCTCGGTGCACGAACGGCTGTACGGCTCCGACGACCTGGCCACCGTGAACTTCTGCGAATACATGGAAGATCTGGCCACCCATCTGGCCCAGGTGTACCGCGTGCGGGGCCGCACGCTGGAGGTCAAGGTCACGCATTGCGCCGTGGGCCTGACCATCGAAAAGGCCATCCCCTGCGGGCTCATCATCAACGAGCTCGTCACCAACGCCATGACCCACGCCTTTGCCGGGCGCGATCACGGCACGGTGCTGCTCTCCTTCCTGCCCAGCGACGTGGGCACGGCCCTGCTGACCGTGACTGACGACGGCATAGGCCTGCCCGAAGGCATGGACGTGATGCAGACCGACTCCCTGGGCTTCGTCATCGTCCGGCTGCTCACCGGCCAGCTCAAGGGCACGCTCAAGGTGACCACCCGGCCCATTGCGCCGGGCACGCGCTTTGAGATCGAACTGCCGGCGGGTGTGGCCTCGACCCTGCTGCAATTCGAGTAGGCCACGCGCCGCGCGGGCGCGCAATGCCGTGCCGCGCCTGAAGAGAGAAGCCCCCTCCTGCGCAGAAACTCGATCAATACACTGATTTTTCTGGAGAATTTGTGCGCCCGGCGAACGGGCAAAAAAAAGCGCTCCCGTTCAGGGCGGGAGCGCTGCATCGACTTGGGTGGTGCCGAAGGGGAGAGTCGAACTCCCACGGCCTTGCGACCACTAGACCCTGAACCTAGCGTGTCTACCAATTCCACCACTTCGGCACTGGAGAGACGCTTCTATCCAACCCCCGGGTGCTTGGCAAGCACTTTTTTGCGGAACTCGCATTTTTTTCAAAATTTCTGTCCAATCGTCTCTGGACCTTCGCCGGTCTTGTCAGGCCACAGCAAGCTGTGCCACTTCAGCAGGCAGCGGGGGGCGCCATGCCCGCCAATTCCGCCGGCTTCAAAACCCGTGCAGGACCCTTGGGGCCGCACGGCATATGAGTGTTCAAATGTCCCTTGATTTGACCACGTTGTTGGTGATGAATCTGGTCATCTGCAGCGTCAGCGTCCTGGGCATCACCGTCATCTGGCTGCAGAATCGGCAGCGCTACGCCGGCATCACATGCTGGCTGGCCTCCATTGCCTTGCAGGCGGTCGGGTTGGGCGTGCTGCTCCTCGGGCACACCCCGCTTTCCGCCGGGCTCGCTCTTGCCGCGGGCGTGTGCCTGACCGGGGGCGGCCTGTTGCTGCTTGTGGGGCTGGAGCGTTTTCTGGAGTGCCCGGCCCCGCGTGCGCAGCGGCAGGGCCTGTTCGGCGTATTGGCCGCATGCCTGGTTGCCCTGGCGTATTTCGGCGTTGCCGGCGCGGCAGGCCATGGCCAGCAGCTGTCCATGGCGTTGGCGTCGCTGGTCATTGATGGGCATATCGCCTGGCTGTTGCTGGTCCGAACACCCCCGGAACTGCGCCCGGCCACCCGGGTGGCCGGTCTGGTCGTGTGCGGGTACCTGACCGCCGGCCTGCTGCGGCTTGGGTTGCACACGCTGCCCCTGCCGTTTTTGCACGCCGTCCGCGACACCAATGTGGTGGATGTGGTGAGCACCGTGGCCTACACCGTGCTCGGCGTCTGTCTGACCCTGAGTCTGGTGCTCATGGTCAACAGAAGACTGCTCCTGGATGTCACGCGGCAGGAGCAAACCTTCTCCAAAACCTTTCACCTGGCCCCGTACGGTCTGATGCTGACCCGTGCCAAGGACGGCCGCGTTCTGGAGGTCAACCAGAGCTTCGCCCGCATGCTGGGCACCACGTCCCAGGCGTTGCTGGGAAAGACCACACTGGAGCTGAAGCTGCTCGACTCTCCCGAAGCCCGGGCGCGGATGCTGGAGCCTCTTGTCCGCGGCGAGGGCATTGCCGGGCAGGAGGTGCAGTTCAAGACCACGGGCGGTGAACCCAAGACAGGCTTGCTGTATGCAGACACCCTGCGCCTTGGCAATACAGACTGCATCCTGACCAGTGTGGCAGACGTCACTGAGCTGAGCAACGCCAAGCGGGAACTTGAGATTCTGGCCACCCACGATGCCCTGACCGGCCTGCCCAACCGCATGTTGCTGTATGATCGATTCGCCCAGTGCCGGGCTCGGACTGCGCGCCATGGCGGCAAGCTCGCTGTCATGTCCCTGGACCTGGATTCCTTCAAAGACATCAATGACAGGCTTGGCCATCATGCCGGCGATGCCGTGCTGAAGGAGGCCGCCCGCCGCCTGGCCGCCGTGATCCGCACGGAAGATACGGCCTCCCGCTTTGGAGGCGACGAATTCGTGCTCTTGCTGGGAGACCTCACCTCGCCCGGAGATGCCGACCATGCGGCGGCCAAGGTGGTGCAGGCCCTCAATATGCCGGTGGAGGTGGATGGATGCGCGGTCGCCATTTCGGCCAGTGTGGGCGTGGCGCTGTATCCCGATCACGGCGAAGACATTGACACGCTGCTGCGCCGCTCCGACGAAGCCTTGTATTGGGTCAAAACCCGCGGCCGAAACGGGCACGCCTTGTATGCCACAGACACCCCACCCCTGCCCGACCTGTCTGCAGGCTGTCGCTGATATCTCCGCCGTGTCCCCAACCTTGCCGGCCACGATATTTTAGGGTAGCCAGAAATCCGGCTTCAGGCTGCGGCGCCGGGTCCGGCCCCGCCCTCCCACTTCCGTCTTTCCGCGCACCCCCGATCACACCATGCTCATCGCCCGCACCCGCCAGGAAATCACCCTGGATCTCTCCGCCGGAACATGCGTCACTATCGGCAACTTCGATGGCGTGCACAAGGGCCATCAGACCCTCATTGCCCGCGTCCTGGCCAAGGCCAGGGCCCGCGGCCTGGCATCCGTGGTGGCCACCTTCTGTCCGCACCCCCTGCAGGTGCTGGTGGGGCCGCACACGCCGCCCTTCATCACCGTGCGCGAACAGAAGCTGGACCTCATCGAGGCCATGGGCGTGGACATGACCATGCTGCTGGAATTCACCAAGGCCATGGCTGCCATGGAGCCCGAGCAGTTCGTCAGGACCTATCTGGTTGACTGGCTCAACTGCAAAGAGTTGGTGGTGGGCTACGACTGGTCCTTCGGCAAGGGCCGCAAGGGCAACTTCGAGGTCATCCAGGCCCTGGGCCAGCAGTACGGCTTCCACTGCGAGCGCATGCCGCCGGTGATGATTCACGATGCCGTGGTCAGCTCCACCCGTATCCGCGACCTCATCAAGGCCGGCGAGGTCTGGGAGGCGCGCTGCCTGCTGGGACGCTACTACGCCGTCCGCGGCACGGTGATTCACGGCCATAACCGCGGCGGCCGGCTGCTGGGCTTTCCCACAGCCAACCTGAAGCTGGAAAACGAGGTGCGGCCGCACAACGGCGTGTACGCCGTGTGGGTGAACGTCAACGGCAACTGGTCCAACCGGCTCGACGAGCCCGGCGGCACGGCCCTGGCCGGCGTGGCCAACATCGGCGTCAACCCCACCTTTGGCAACACCGATGTGAGCGTGGAAGTGCACCTCATGGACTTCGACGCCGACCTGTACGGCAAGGAAGTGCACATCCACTTTGTGCAGTTCATCCGGCCGGAACAGAAATTTCCCAACCTGGATGCCCTGGTGGCCCGCATCACCGACGATGTGGCCCTGGCCCGCCGTATCCTGGCCGAACCTGAAGCCAACTGCTGGGCTCCGGCCTAGGCGCGCCCATGTACCTGCGTGTGCAATTACGACGCTGGCTGCGGCATTGGCGCGCCCTGACGCGGACGTACCGACGCATCAGCTCGGTGCGCTGGCTCATCCTGGGCATCGGCGTGGGGGCGCTGGCCGGGCTGGTGGCGGCATCGTTCTTTTTTCTGGTGGAATATCTCCACCATCTTTTTCTTATTGAGTGGGCCGGCATGCCCCTGCCCCCGGCAGACGGCGAGGCCCTGTTCCATGGTCCGCCGGGGGACGTGTACCGCCCCTGGCTGGTGCCGGCCATGACCTGCCTGACCGGCCTTGTCACCGGCTGGCTGGTGCAGCGCTACATCCCCGAGACCATGCACGGCGGCACCGACGGCACCGACGGCATGATCAAGGCCTTCCACCAGCAGGGTGGCATCATCCGGCCGCTGGCGCCCCTCATCAAGGGAGCCACCAGCATCCTGACCCTGGCCACAGGGGGCAGCGCTGGCCGGGAGGGGCCCATCTCCCAGCTGGGGGCCGGGCTGGGGTCCTGGATTGCCGTGCGGCTCAAGCTCACGCCCAAGGAACGGCGCATCCTGCTGCTCACCGGTGCGGCCGGCGGCCTGGGGGCCATCTTCCGTGCGCCCATGGGCGGCGCGCTCACGGCCATCGAGGTGATCTACGCCGAGGATTTCGAGGCCGAGGCCGTGCTGCCTGCAGTGCTGTCGTCAGTGGCCGCATACACGGTGTTTGCCCTGATTTACGGGACAGATCCTTTGTTCGCCATCCCGCGGTTTCAGTTCACCAACTTCCTGGAGCTGCCGTTTTATCTGCTCCTGGCGGCCTTCTGCGCGGCCACTGGCTGGCTGTACGTGCGGACGTTCCGGTATCTTAAATATAATGTTTTCAACAAATTGATCGACAAGATCGGCCTGCCCGCCACGGCGGCCCTGGGTGGGTTGCTGGCCGGGCTGATGGGCGTGCAGTTCCCGCAGGTGCTCTCCGGCGGCTTCGGCTGGGTGGAGGAAGCCATCCTGGGCAACATGGCCGTCACGGCCATGCTGGCGGTGATCGTCCTCAAAATCATCGCCACGTCCTTCACCCTGGGTTCCGGCATGAGCGGCGGGATGTTCGCCCCGGCGCTGTTTGTGGGCGGCATGAGCGGCGGCGTGGTGGGCTTCACGGCGCACGCGCTGTTTCCGGCCACGGTGACGCAGCCCGGGGCCTTCGTGCTGGTGGGCATGGCGGCGTTCTTCGCCGGGGTGGCCAAGTCCCCCATCGGCCCCATTCTGATGGTCTGCGAGCTGACCCAGGGCTATGGCCTGCTGGCGCCGCTGATGCTCTCCTCGGCCCTGTGTCTGGTGTTCAACCGCAAGGTGCATCTGTACGAGAACCAGGTGGCCAACAAGTTCGAGTCCCCGGCCCATCGCACCGACGCCACCATCAACATTCTGGAGCAGCTGCGGGTGGAGGACCACTACTCCCCCGGCCCGGTGGTGGTGCTGGAAGAAGACGTGACCCTCAAGGCCCTGACGAACATCATCTGCCACACCAACCAGTTCTGCTTTCCCGTGCGCAATCAGGCCGGCAGCATCAAGGGCCTGCTGACCATGGATGACGTGCGGCGCGTGCTCTTCGAAGAGGCGCTGTTCGATCTGGTGCTGGTGCGCGATCTGCCCACGCGGCCCGTGCCGACCCTGACCCCCGAGGACGATCTGTACACCGCCCTGCTGGCCTTCGTGGGCCACAATGTGAGCCAGATCCCCGTGACGCCCATTGGCAATGGTGCGGAGATCCTGGGGCTCATCAACCGCGAGGACGTCTTCGCCGCCTACAATCAGGCCATTCGCAAGGTGCGGGAAGAGGGGTAGCGCAGGTTATCTTTGAGAGGAGTTCTCGGGGGAAGAACCTTTCTGTAGAAAGGTTNTGTCGGGGGAACACCTTTCTGAAGAAAGGTTCTTCCCCCGAACCCCCTTTCCAAAGACTTTTTATTGTGATTCAAGGTCACTTTCAAAGTTTTGGAAGGGGAGAGCGCGAGAGGGAAGGCCTTTGCAAAAGGTTTCTCCTCTCGCAAAGACCTTCCTCAAGCATCACATGCTCGAACCCCCTCAGCAGCCGATGGCGTCCGGCCCGTGGACCACGGCGGCCACCATCTCCAGGGCGCGGATGGGATCCGGATGCTGGAAGATGTTCCGGCCCACGCAGGCGCCCATGACACCGCACTCCAGGGCCACGTTCAGCTCCACCAGAAACTGCTCAAAGTCCTGACGCGCCGGCCCGCCAGCCACCAGCACCGGTGCCGGGCAGGCCTCCACGGCATCGGCAAAGGAGCGCGGATCCAGGGGCAGGGGCGTGCAGACGAGGTCCGCGCCCAGCTCGCCGCCCATGCGGATGGCGTGGCCGATGAGGCTGGGGTCGCGCTCGTTCACAATCTGCCCGCCGCGGGGATAGATGACGGCCATCACCGGCAGGCCGAGCTGGTGGGCATCCTCGCAGGCCGAGCCGAAGTCCGCCAGCATGCGGTCTTCGAGGTCGTTGCCGATGTTCAGGTGGATGCATACGGCGTCCGCCCCCACCCGCAGGGCCTCGCCCGGGCTGCAGACCAGGCTTTTCATGTACGTGGGCAGGCCGTGCTTGGTGCCGGCGGAAAGCTGGACCACCACCTGCACGTCCGAAGCCACCTTGGTGGCGTAGGCCCGGGCCATGCCGCGGTTGAGCACCACGCCCTGCACCGGGCGGGTGCCGATCTCCTCCAGCAGCCGGGTCATGTGCATCAGGCCGGGAAGCATGCCGTCGCTGGCGCCGTGATCCAGGGTAAGAACGAACGCCCGCCTGCTGGGGCTATTAAAAAATCGCTTGAGCCTGCGCATCACACCAATCATGAAGTCTGTCCTTGCAAAAATGAGATGAGAAACAACGGGAACGAAACGACGGTCAGGGCATGTTATCTTTGAAAAGATTTCTCGGGGGAAAACCTTTCTGAAGAAAGGTTCTTCCCCCGAACCCCNAGGTTTCCCCTCTCGCAGTGTCCTTTTTCAAAATTAAAATGCCCTAGCGGCCGGTCCACAGCGCCCGGGAGCCCTTGCCGTGCAGCCACCCAAGGGCCAAATCTCCGTACCACAACCCGGCGGCGCGTGTCTTGTCCTTGCCGGCGGGGGTCTCGGGCATCTGCATGGCCCGGCCCTCGAACAGGCCGGTCAGCTCGGCCAGGGAAGCCGCCTGCACCCGCGGCGGCATGGGCTGCCCGTGCGGATCCTGCAACCGGGGGATGAGACCCCAGGCGCGAGGATGCATCGTCAACCCCTTGGCGGTCAAGCGGCCCACGGGCACGCCCTGCCAGCGCAGGGCCGCGGCCAATCGCTCCAAGGCCAGGCGGGGCAGGAAGTGACAACTGCCGGAAAAATCATACACCTCGCCGTCCCAGGCGTCCGGATCAGCCCCGGCGGCGCGCAGGATGTCGGCATCCACCGGCTGCCCTGGCGGGGGCGACGGGCAATGCGACACGGTCGCCATCTCGCCCGGTTTGGTGAAACAGGCCAGGAAGAAGCCCTGGGCGCGGCTCTCCTCGCCATCCACCAGCAGGCAGTCCCGCGGGCCGAAGGGCGCCTCGGGCGTCTTGAAGACAAAGCCTGGCGGCGGGTCCACGGGGACCAGTTCCAGCGGCAACTGCTCCAGCGCCCAGGCCACCTGGCGCTCGTTCTCCTCCACATTGGTGGTGCAGGTGGAATAGACCAGCCGGCCGCCGGGAGCCAGCAGCCGGGCGGCCTCCCGCAGCAGCAGGCGCTGCAGGCCCACCAGGGGAGCCACCTTGTCGCCCCTCCACAAGGCGGCCACCTTGGGATGCTTCTCCACCGTGCCCCAGCCGCTGCAGGGCG
This sequence is a window from Megalodesulfovibrio gigas DSM 1382 = ATCC 19364. Protein-coding genes within it:
- a CDS encoding sensor histidine kinase translates to MPNASDSLAAPTCTDARDPHLAAHLHALERFRSLLDQVQDAIFLLEPTALAIIDCNNSAAAMTGRSRHALLGARLGELMEPDEGGLLLAMPREEIATVCRLCGTGTPPTPVEVHFRLHTFEGRPYGVAIARDISERMAAEHRLKASLKEKELLLREVHHRVKNNLQVVSSFLSVQSHYFKDPDDVALLKESQNRIRTIASVHERLYGSDDLATVNFCEYMEDLATHLAQVYRVRGRTLEVKVTHCAVGLTIEKAIPCGLIINELVTNAMTHAFAGRDHGTVLLSFLPSDVGTALLTVTDDGIGLPEGMDVMQTDSLGFVIVRLLTGQLKGTLKVTTRPIAPGTRFEIELPAGVASTLLQFE
- a CDS encoding sensor domain-containing diguanylate cyclase encodes the protein MSLDLTTLLVMNLVICSVSVLGITVIWLQNRQRYAGITCWLASIALQAVGLGVLLLGHTPLSAGLALAAGVCLTGGGLLLLVGLERFLECPAPRAQRQGLFGVLAACLVALAYFGVAGAAGHGQQLSMALASLVIDGHIAWLLLVRTPPELRPATRVAGLVVCGYLTAGLLRLGLHTLPLPFLHAVRDTNVVDVVSTVAYTVLGVCLTLSLVLMVNRRLLLDVTRQEQTFSKTFHLAPYGLMLTRAKDGRVLEVNQSFARMLGTTSQALLGKTTLELKLLDSPEARARMLEPLVRGEGIAGQEVQFKTTGGEPKTGLLYADTLRLGNTDCILTSVADVTELSNAKRELEILATHDALTGLPNRMLLYDRFAQCRARTARHGGKLAVMSLDLDSFKDINDRLGHHAGDAVLKEAARRLAAVIRTEDTASRFGGDEFVLLLGDLTSPGDADHAAAKVVQALNMPVEVDGCAVAISASVGVALYPDHGEDIDTLLRRSDEALYWVKTRGRNGHALYATDTPPLPDLSAGCR
- a CDS encoding bifunctional riboflavin kinase/FAD synthetase, with amino-acid sequence MLIARTRQEITLDLSAGTCVTIGNFDGVHKGHQTLIARVLAKARARGLASVVATFCPHPLQVLVGPHTPPFITVREQKLDLIEAMGVDMTMLLEFTKAMAAMEPEQFVRTYLVDWLNCKELVVGYDWSFGKGRKGNFEVIQALGQQYGFHCERMPPVMIHDAVVSSTRIRDLIKAGEVWEARCLLGRYYAVRGTVIHGHNRGGRLLGFPTANLKLENEVRPHNGVYAVWVNVNGNWSNRLDEPGGTALAGVANIGVNPTFGNTDVSVEVHLMDFDADLYGKEVHIHFVQFIRPEQKFPNLDALVARITDDVALARRILAEPEANCWAPA
- a CDS encoding chloride channel protein, whose translation is MYLRVQLRRWLRHWRALTRTYRRISSVRWLILGIGVGALAGLVAASFFFLVEYLHHLFLIEWAGMPLPPADGEALFHGPPGDVYRPWLVPAMTCLTGLVTGWLVQRYIPETMHGGTDGTDGMIKAFHQQGGIIRPLAPLIKGATSILTLATGGSAGREGPISQLGAGLGSWIAVRLKLTPKERRILLLTGAAGGLGAIFRAPMGGALTAIEVIYAEDFEAEAVLPAVLSSVAAYTVFALIYGTDPLFAIPRFQFTNFLELPFYLLLAAFCAATGWLYVRTFRYLKYNVFNKLIDKIGLPATAALGGLLAGLMGVQFPQVLSGGFGWVEEAILGNMAVTAMLAVIVLKIIATSFTLGSGMSGGMFAPALFVGGMSGGVVGFTAHALFPATVTQPGAFVLVGMAAFFAGVAKSPIGPILMVCELTQGYGLLAPLMLSSALCLVFNRKVHLYENQVANKFESPAHRTDATINILEQLRVEDHYSPGPVVVLEEDVTLKALTNIICHTNQFCFPVRNQAGSIKGLLTMDDVRRVLFEEALFDLVLVRDLPTRPVPTLTPEDDLYTALLAFVGHNVSQIPVTPIGNGAEILGLINREDVFAAYNQAIRKVREEG